The following coding sequences are from one Wenzhouxiangella sp. AB-CW3 window:
- a CDS encoding aldehyde dehydrogenase, with translation MRVENYIGGEFAPAQTGKTLPVFEPATGAEYATVAESGQYDIGQAMAAAESAFGDWSALLPDERAHWLNRLADAVERHADELARAESIDTGKPLALAASVDIPRVVSNLRFFAASASQFFSEAHDMGPSGFNYTLRQPLGVVGAISPWNLPLYLMSWKIAPALAAGNTVVAKPSEVTPASAWMLARIAEEIGFPAGVLNIVHGSGDSAGRALSSHRALKALTFTGSTRVGGMLAAELSPRFVKLALEMGGKNPTVVFDDVDLDATADEVVRAAFSNQGQICLCGSRILVQEDIYKTFRDKLIERTGKLVVGDPLETGTDQGAVVSKVQFDKVMGHIEQAREAGGQVLVGGKPGRPGGRCDDGWFIEPTLIDGLGPEADINQAEVFGPVATLIPFIDEEEALAIANGVDYGLAASVWTRDIDRAHRMAARLEAGIIWINCWMKRDLRTPFGGHKASGLGKEGGFEAMRFFTEPKNVCVAIGDDGRRETEDGRRKMGDVRR, from the coding sequence ATGCGCGTCGAGAACTACATCGGCGGCGAGTTTGCCCCGGCCCAAACCGGCAAGACTCTGCCGGTATTCGAGCCGGCCACCGGGGCGGAATACGCGACCGTCGCAGAATCCGGCCAGTACGATATCGGCCAGGCCATGGCGGCTGCCGAAAGTGCCTTCGGCGACTGGTCGGCGCTGCTGCCCGATGAGCGTGCGCACTGGCTCAACCGGCTGGCCGATGCCGTCGAGCGTCATGCCGACGAGCTAGCCCGCGCCGAGAGCATCGATACCGGCAAACCGCTGGCGCTCGCCGCCTCAGTCGATATCCCGCGGGTGGTCAGCAACCTGCGCTTCTTCGCCGCCTCGGCCAGCCAGTTCTTCAGCGAAGCGCACGACATGGGGCCGTCCGGCTTCAACTACACCCTGCGCCAACCGCTGGGCGTGGTCGGCGCCATCTCGCCGTGGAACCTGCCGCTTTATCTGATGAGCTGGAAGATCGCGCCGGCACTGGCCGCCGGCAACACGGTGGTGGCCAAGCCTTCCGAGGTCACGCCTGCCAGTGCCTGGATGCTGGCGCGCATTGCCGAAGAAATCGGCTTTCCGGCCGGCGTGCTCAACATCGTGCACGGTTCCGGCGACAGCGCCGGCAGGGCGCTGTCATCCCACCGCGCGCTCAAGGCGCTGACCTTCACCGGCTCGACCCGAGTCGGAGGGATGCTGGCCGCCGAACTCTCGCCGCGCTTCGTCAAGCTGGCGCTGGAAATGGGCGGCAAGAACCCGACGGTCGTGTTCGACGATGTCGATCTCGACGCCACGGCCGATGAAGTCGTGCGAGCGGCGTTTTCCAACCAGGGCCAGATCTGCCTTTGCGGCTCGCGCATCCTGGTGCAGGAAGACATCTACAAGACTTTCCGCGACAAGCTCATCGAGCGCACCGGCAAGCTGGTCGTCGGCGATCCACTGGAGACCGGCACCGACCAGGGCGCGGTGGTTTCGAAGGTCCAGTTCGACAAGGTCATGGGCCATATCGAGCAGGCTCGCGAGGCCGGCGGACAGGTTCTGGTCGGCGGAAAGCCCGGCCGACCGGGCGGGCGCTGCGACGACGGCTGGTTCATCGAACCGACCCTGATCGATGGCCTGGGACCGGAAGCCGACATCAACCAGGCCGAGGTGTTCGGCCCGGTGGCCACATTGATCCCCTTCATCGACGAAGAAGAAGCGCTGGCGATCGCCAACGGCGTCGACTACGGCCTGGCCGCGTCGGTCTGGACCCGCGACATCGACCGCGCTCACCGCATGGCCGCGCGCCTGGAGGCCGGCATCATCTGGATCAACTGCTGGATGAAACGCGACCTGAGAACCCCCTTCGGCGGCCACAAGGCCTCCGGCCTGGGCAAGGAAGGCGGCTTCGAGGCGATGCGGTTTTTTACCGAGCCGAAGAATGTGTGCGTGGCGATTGGCGATGACGGGAGACGGGAGACGGAAGACGGGAGACGTAAGATGGGAGACGTAAGACGGTGA
- a CDS encoding SDR family oxidoreductase → MLNLDLSGRRALICGASQGIGAATASTLADCGATVTLLSRNKERLAAVHQTLPGDGHDLLALDLGDPAALADGLENLSDRHYHILIHNSGGPPAGRAIDAHPDEFEVGFHQHLIAGQRLAQALVPGMREAGYGRIVNIISTSVKEPIPGLGVSNTVRGAVAAWAKTLSRELGPDGITVNNVLPGFTETPRLDSLVAGKAKSQDTSEDQVQKTMLAGVPLGRFCKPEETAAAIAFLCSPLAGYITGINLPVDGGRLGSL, encoded by the coding sequence ATGTTGAACCTGGATCTATCGGGCCGACGAGCCCTGATCTGCGGAGCCAGTCAGGGTATCGGTGCAGCGACCGCCTCGACTCTTGCAGACTGCGGCGCCACAGTCACCTTGCTGTCGCGCAACAAGGAGCGTCTTGCTGCCGTCCATCAGACTCTGCCGGGCGACGGGCACGATCTTCTTGCGCTGGACCTCGGAGACCCCGCGGCACTAGCCGACGGTCTGGAGAACCTGAGCGACAGGCACTACCACATTCTGATTCACAACTCCGGCGGACCACCAGCCGGGCGGGCCATCGATGCCCACCCGGACGAGTTCGAAGTCGGTTTTCACCAGCATCTCATCGCCGGTCAACGCCTGGCCCAGGCGCTGGTGCCGGGCATGCGCGAAGCCGGCTACGGGCGTATCGTCAACATCATTTCGACCTCGGTGAAAGAACCGATTCCCGGGCTGGGCGTGTCCAATACAGTTCGCGGCGCGGTGGCGGCCTGGGCCAAGACGCTGTCGCGTGAACTGGGCCCCGACGGCATCACGGTCAACAACGTCCTGCCCGGCTTTACCGAGACGCCGCGTCTGGACAGCCTGGTGGCCGGCAAGGCGAAGTCGCAGGACACCAGCGAAGACCAGGTACAGAAGACCATGCTTGCCGGCGTGCCGCTGGGCCGCTTCTGCAAGCCGGAAGAGACTGCCGCGGCCATCGCATTCTTGTGCTCACCGCTGGCCGGCTACATCACCGGAATCAACCTGCCGGTCGACGGCGGCCGGCTCGGCAGTCTGTAG
- the pyp gene encoding photoactive yellow protein: MEIIKFGNDNIENTLAKMKDSELDDLAFGAIQLDAAGTILQYNAAEGDITGRDPKAVIGKNFFRDVAPCTDSREFRGRFEDGVKDGNLNSMFEYVFDYEMQPTKVKVHMKTSLSGDSYWVFVKRV, translated from the coding sequence ATGGAAATCATCAAGTTCGGTAATGACAATATCGAGAACACACTGGCCAAGATGAAAGACAGTGAACTCGACGATCTCGCTTTCGGTGCCATTCAGTTGGACGCCGCCGGAACGATTCTTCAGTACAACGCTGCCGAGGGAGACATCACCGGGCGTGATCCAAAAGCCGTGATCGGCAAGAACTTCTTCAGGGATGTAGCGCCATGTACGGACTCCAGAGAGTTTCGCGGCAGGTTTGAAGACGGTGTCAAGGATGGCAACCTGAACTCCATGTTCGAGTATGTCTTCGATTACGAAATGCAGCCGACCAAGGTCAAGGTCCACATGAAGACCAGCCTGTCAGGTGACAGCTACTGGGTGTTCGTCAAGCGAGTCTGA
- a CDS encoding AMP-binding protein: protein MELDAHLLRPVIASLITDELADMRGVGRLDLSSGSWNGATVIGSDELPVDSIEMVSLATSCAELFGLQETGAGDYLLRYRSIAEWAELAVDGIRDTGMVSFRTSGTTGNAKTVSHRLVDLEQEVVELTHLVLGVRRMVSLVPAHHIYGFLFTVLLPMHLGLPVNRDGCLSGLPPRHLESGDWLIGFPLRWRQIKRLRREIPSGVSAVTSTSPCPSELVQDMKSLGLDRMLAIYGATETAGVGYRFDAEQPYTLFDYWSWSGSRLHRCCKDGRLIEIEPEDELAFENDGQFRPMGRKDTVVQVAGRNVRPEHVAARITAHPLVERCSVELDTTRDEPRLTASIILVSNASATDAESVLHRWAQEKLNSAERPMRWTFAGELPATATGKTRGWSLSS, encoded by the coding sequence TTGGAACTTGATGCCCATCTGCTTCGCCCGGTGATCGCCAGTCTGATCACGGATGAACTGGCCGATATGCGAGGTGTCGGTCGGCTTGACCTTTCATCCGGCAGTTGGAATGGAGCCACCGTCATCGGTAGCGATGAGCTTCCCGTTGACTCCATCGAGATGGTCTCGTTGGCCACGAGCTGCGCCGAGTTGTTCGGGCTGCAGGAAACGGGGGCTGGCGACTACCTGCTTCGCTATCGATCCATAGCCGAGTGGGCAGAGCTGGCCGTCGACGGCATTCGGGATACCGGGATGGTGTCGTTCCGCACCTCTGGCACGACCGGCAACGCCAAGACAGTGTCCCATCGGCTGGTCGATCTTGAGCAGGAAGTAGTGGAGTTAACTCATCTCGTGCTCGGCGTCCGACGAATGGTCTCCCTGGTGCCCGCCCATCATATCTACGGTTTCCTGTTCACCGTGCTTTTACCAATGCATCTGGGACTGCCGGTCAACCGGGACGGGTGCTTGTCCGGTCTTCCTCCCCGGCATCTCGAGTCCGGTGACTGGCTGATTGGTTTCCCTCTTCGCTGGCGCCAGATCAAACGCTTGCGGCGGGAAATTCCTTCTGGTGTTTCGGCAGTCACATCGACCTCGCCCTGTCCTTCCGAGCTGGTGCAAGACATGAAGAGTCTGGGCCTTGATCGCATGCTGGCCATATACGGTGCGACGGAGACTGCAGGCGTTGGATACCGATTCGATGCGGAACAGCCTTATACCCTGTTTGACTACTGGAGCTGGTCCGGAAGCAGGCTGCATCGTTGCTGCAAGGATGGCCGACTGATCGAGATTGAACCCGAAGATGAGCTGGCGTTCGAGAACGATGGTCAATTCCGGCCCATGGGCAGAAAGGACACGGTGGTTCAGGTGGCCGGCAGGAATGTGCGTCCGGAACATGTGGCTGCCCGCATCACTGCTCATCCCCTGGTTGAACGTTGTAGTGTGGAGTTGGACACAACCCGGGATGAGCCTCGCCTGACTGCTTCGATCATTCTGGTATCCAATGCCAGTGCCACCGACGCGGAGTCTGTGTTGCATCGCTGGGCACAGGAGAAGCTCAACAGTGCCGAACGCCCGATGCGCTGGACTTTTGCCGGAGAATTGCCGGCCACGGCTACGGGCAAAACACGCGGCTGGAGCCTGTCGTCTTGA
- the hutH gene encoding histidine ammonia-lyase, with protein MSLVRVDGAPLSTNHIEQIAQGARVQIGRRILIAAGQQRHRLDELIDQRRLIYGVTTGYGPLAGRHIDPSRSGELQRNLIYHLASGTGPPLERRAVRAIMAVRLNTLAQGYSAVRPETLEMLAAWLNADIVPIVPARGTVGASGDLTPLAHIALALMGEAEVCDNGQRRPAASAITERGWQPLKPEAKDALGLVNGTAAMTGIAALNGQAALRSVDLALRCTVAYAECLQGQLEAWDPAFGVMRPHSGQQEAHERLLKLAAGSQRLIPGQPRYLRSAVEQSSPVHDSRSLLQDPYTIRCAPQLFGAVLDVIEFHNSTVDREINSVTDNPVFDPEADAVLHGGNFYGQHVAFAADSLTNAVIKTAVHSERMVARLTDENQNGELPAFLQGLSTGLHSGLMGAQVTASAIVAELRSLAHPASIQSVPTNANNQDVVTMGTIAARKTAEVLTQTRELQSIAAITMAQGVDLVGSDGFAPATVALRDWVRDYSPAISTDRPLYGDIERVGQALHDAAGQPIDRISNLDR; from the coding sequence TTGAGTCTCGTTCGGGTAGACGGTGCCCCTCTTTCGACAAACCACATCGAACAGATTGCCCAGGGCGCTCGGGTTCAGATCGGTCGGCGCATTCTAATTGCAGCGGGACAACAACGACATCGTCTCGACGAATTGATCGATCAGCGCCGACTGATCTACGGCGTCACCACGGGCTACGGCCCGCTGGCGGGGCGTCATATCGACCCTTCGCGATCGGGAGAACTGCAACGCAACCTGATCTATCACCTGGCCAGCGGCACCGGCCCGCCGCTCGAGCGCCGCGCGGTGCGGGCGATCATGGCAGTGCGCCTGAACACCCTGGCCCAGGGTTACTCCGCCGTCCGACCCGAAACCCTGGAGATGCTGGCTGCATGGTTGAATGCAGACATCGTTCCGATCGTTCCGGCCAGGGGGACCGTGGGGGCCAGCGGCGACCTGACGCCGCTGGCCCATATCGCCCTGGCCCTGATGGGCGAAGCCGAGGTCTGTGACAACGGACAACGCCGCCCGGCGGCATCGGCCATTACCGAGCGGGGCTGGCAGCCGCTCAAGCCGGAAGCAAAGGATGCGTTGGGGCTGGTCAACGGCACGGCTGCCATGACGGGGATCGCGGCATTGAACGGACAGGCTGCCCTGCGTAGTGTTGACCTTGCGCTTCGCTGCACCGTGGCCTATGCCGAGTGCCTGCAGGGACAGCTCGAGGCCTGGGACCCTGCGTTCGGCGTCATGCGTCCCCATTCGGGGCAGCAGGAAGCCCATGAACGCCTGCTGAAGCTTGCTGCGGGCAGCCAGCGTCTCATCCCTGGTCAGCCGAGGTATCTCCGGTCCGCGGTCGAGCAATCCAGTCCCGTCCACGACAGCCGGTCACTGCTGCAGGATCCCTACACCATCCGTTGTGCACCCCAACTCTTCGGGGCGGTTCTGGATGTCATCGAATTCCACAACAGTACCGTTGATCGGGAGATCAACTCGGTCACGGACAACCCTGTGTTCGATCCGGAAGCCGATGCCGTGCTGCATGGCGGAAATTTCTACGGTCAACATGTCGCCTTTGCCGCCGACAGCCTGACCAACGCAGTCATCAAGACAGCCGTGCATTCCGAGCGTATGGTCGCTCGACTGACTGATGAAAATCAGAATGGTGAACTACCTGCTTTCCTGCAGGGCCTGAGCACCGGCCTGCACAGCGGCCTGATGGGCGCGCAGGTCACGGCCTCTGCCATCGTTGCCGAGCTGAGGAGTCTGGCCCATCCGGCCTCCATCCAGTCGGTGCCCACCAATGCCAACAACCAGGACGTGGTCACCATGGGCACGATTGCCGCACGCAAGACTGCCGAGGTGCTGACCCAGACCCGGGAGCTGCAGTCCATCGCGGCCATCACCATGGCCCAGGGGGTTGATCTTGTCGGCTCGGATGGTTTCGCTCCAGCCACTGTGGCATTGCGCGACTGGGTGCGGGACTACTCGCCTGCCATTTCCACGGATCGCCCACTTTACGGCGACATCGAGAGGGTCGGGCAGGCGCTGCATGATGCCGCCGGTCAGCCGATTGACCGCATTAGTAATCTCGACCGATAA
- a CDS encoding DUF2835 domain-containing protein, which translates to MTALVISTDKNAYASLVIDEDSLQDGTMPRYILDLDISAETYLSYYQGRAATVFAVDRQGRRLRFPAMALRNHITHTGIHGTFCLETDDNHRLVGFRRLKSSW; encoded by the coding sequence TTGACCGCATTAGTAATCTCGACCGATAAGAACGCCTATGCTTCACTGGTCATTGATGAAGACTCGTTGCAAGATGGCACCATGCCGCGCTACATCCTCGACCTGGACATCAGTGCCGAAACCTACCTGAGTTACTACCAGGGCAGGGCGGCCACCGTATTCGCTGTCGACCGCCAGGGCCGACGCCTGCGCTTCCCGGCCATGGCCCTGCGCAACCACATCACCCACACCGGCATCCACGGCACCTTCTGCCTGGAGACCGACGACAATCACCGGCTGGTCGGGTTTCGTCGACTGAAGTCATCGTGGTGA